The Prodigiosinella aquatilis region CGGCCATCAGGCGTTGTTCCAGCCGGAAACGTTTTTCACTCCAGCGGGCAATCGGGTAGAGCAGTGTCAGCGATAGTGACGCTTCAATCGCATACATCCATTTCACCGCGCTTGGTGTGCCCGCCAGTTCGTTGACCATAATCGGCATCATCAGCAGTACCTGAACCGCCAACATAAAATAACCGGTGAGACTGAGGACGTAGACGACAAAGCGGCGATCGCGCATAACACGCAACAACCCTTCACGCACCGGCGTTCGAATAGTGGAGATACGGTAAGCCGGCAACAGCCAGGCATTCATGCCAGCCGCCACTACGAATACGAATGCACCCACCCAGCACACCACCGTAAAGTTGTATTGCATCAGCCAACTGCCGATCAGAGCGCCGATCACTGCACCTGCGTTGTCCTGCATCATCAGCAGCGAAAAAAAACGACCACGTTCATGGGGGCGCGTGAGTTTGATCACCATTGCGGTACGCGGCGGATCAAACAGTGTGCCGCCCAGTGCGGAGAGAATGCACGACAGGATCAGCATGATAGGGGTAGTCGCCAGCGCCATAAACACAAACCCGGCGGAGCGCATCAGCATACCGGTAATAATCATCGGTTTGGCACCAAACCGGTCGGCAATAGCGCCGCCAAAAATCCCCAAACCTTGCTGGGTAAGCTGGCGAAGGCCCAGCGCGACCCCAACGGTAAGTGCGGCCCAACCCAACTGATCGACAAAATGAATGGAAATCAAAGGAAATACGACGAAGAAACCTAATACTACCAGCATGTTATCCAGTAGAAGAAAATATTTACCCAGGCTGCGAGCCTGCGCCATCAACGACATGTTTCACCACGAGAGGCAGAGAGAAAATAACCGACATGACTATTCTGGCGTCTCTTCAACATTTACGATAGATCATTGGGGATAATATTTTTTTATCGACTTAACGTTATCTAAGTAGCAATTTTTGAAGAAAAGGAATTTTTATCATTCTGATTGCATAATAACTCGGCGATAGGGATTTTACGTCAGAGAATTTATGTGGTTATAGTAAGAATTAACGGTTACTTACCCTATTTCCCTTCGACAGAGGTAGGCCCCGTCTATTCAATGAATTTTACTTATCGACGATCAGTAACCTTGGGAGAGAGGAATGTTTGGTTATCGTCCCATGCCGGACAAAGTACGTTTGACGACAGATCGTCTGGTAGTGCGCCTGGCCTATGAGCGTGATGCCTGGCGCCTGGCAGATTATTACACGGAAAATCGTGATTTTTTGAAACCCTGGGAACCGGTGCGTGATGCCAGTCACTGCTACCCTTCCGGTTGGCAAGCGCGGTTAAGTGTCATTGGTGATATGCACAAGCAGGGCACTGCCTACTATTTTTTGCTGCTTGATCAAGATGAAAAAGAGGTGTGTGGCGTCGCCAATTTCAGCAATGTACTGCACGGCTCGTTTCATGCCTGTTATCTGGGGTATTCGCTGGGGCAAAAGTGGCAGGGACAAGGGTTGATGTATGAAGCGCTGCGGGCGGCGCTGCGCTATATGCAACATCAGCAACATATGCACCGTATTATGGCGAACTACATGCCGCACAATCACCGTAGCGGAGACCTGTTGACCCGACTGGGCTTTGAAAAAGAAGGGTACGCCAAACATTATTTGTTAATTGATGGTAAGTGGCAGGATCACGTGCTCACCGCCCTGACTAACCATGAATGGACGCCGATGCGGTGAGATAATGCCGACAAGCGCTAAGGAATTGTCATGAAATATCAGCTAAACGCCCACGAAGCCAGAGTGATTGGCTGCCTGCTGGAAAAGCAGGTCGTCACGCCAGAACAGTATCCGATGTCATTAAACGGGTTGACCGCCGCCTGCAATCAGAAAACCAATCGCGAGCCGGTCATGAACCTGA contains the following coding sequences:
- the rimJ gene encoding ribosomal protein S5-alanine N-acetyltransferase → MFGYRPMPDKVRLTTDRLVVRLAYERDAWRLADYYTENRDFLKPWEPVRDASHCYPSGWQARLSVIGDMHKQGTAYYFLLLDQDEKEVCGVANFSNVLHGSFHACYLGYSLGQKWQGQGLMYEALRAALRYMQHQQHMHRIMANYMPHNHRSGDLLTRLGFEKEGYAKHYLLIDGKWQDHVLTALTNHEWTPMR
- the mdtH gene encoding multidrug efflux MFS transporter MdtH, giving the protein MSLMAQARSLGKYFLLLDNMLVVLGFFVVFPLISIHFVDQLGWAALTVGVALGLRQLTQQGLGIFGGAIADRFGAKPMIITGMLMRSAGFVFMALATTPIMLILSCILSALGGTLFDPPRTAMVIKLTRPHERGRFFSLLMMQDNAGAVIGALIGSWLMQYNFTVVCWVGAFVFVVAAGMNAWLLPAYRISTIRTPVREGLLRVMRDRRFVVYVLSLTGYFMLAVQVLLMMPIMVNELAGTPSAVKWMYAIEASLSLTLLYPIARWSEKRFRLEQRLMAGLFVMTLSLFPMGMVTSLQLLLMLIGLFYIGSIIAEPARETLGASLADARARGSYMGFSRMGLALGGMLGYSGGGWLFDVGKSLGQPELPWCMLGIIGLITLAALYWQFHLRRIEPAMLGS